From Cannabis sativa cultivar Pink pepper isolate KNU-18-1 chromosome 8, ASM2916894v1, whole genome shotgun sequence, a single genomic window includes:
- the LOC115699427 gene encoding protein SPIRAL1-like 1 translates to MGRGNSSGGGQSSLGYLFGSGEAPSPNKPATNKAPAAPSEAPAVTTVAAAKPAPAPAPQPPVDITKQIPAGIHSTSTNNYMRADGQNTGNFITDRPSTKVHAAPGGGSSLGYLFGDGGGN, encoded by the exons ATGGGTCGTGGAAATAGCAGCGGTGGTGGCCAAAGTTCCTTGGGTTATCTTTTTGGTAGTGGAGAGGCTCCCAGTCCCAACAAACCAGCCACAAACAAAGCTCCAGCTGCACCAAGTGAAGCACCTGCTGTGACTACTGTGGCTGCTGCCAAACCTGCTCCTGCTCCTGCTCCTCAACCTCCTGTGGATATTACTAAGCAGATCCCAGCTGGTATTCACAGCACATCTACCAACAACTACATGCGGGCTGATGGCCAGAACACCGGCAACTTTATCACG GATCGACCCTCAACTAAGGTCCATGCTGCCCCTGGTGGTGGATCTTCTCTGGGTTACCTCTTTGGTGACGGTGGTGGTAACTAA